Sequence from the Thermomonas sp. HDW16 genome:
TATTTCGACAAACTGGCAGGCGTCAGCGATCCCGAAGCAAAGCGCAAGATCATCGGCAATCTCTTCGTCGATATCTTCGACGAGGAATCGAACAAGCTGAAGAATGCGAAGTGGCTGGCGCAGGGCACCATCTACCCGGACGTGATCGAGTCCGCCGGCAGCAAGACCGGCAAGGCGCATGTCATCAAGAGCCACCACAACGTCGGTGGCCTGCCCGAGCACATGAAGCTGGGCCTGGTCGAGCCGTTGCGCGAATTGTTCAAGGACGAAGTGCGGCGCCTTGGCGTGGAGCTCGGCCTGCCGCGCGAGATGGTCTATCGCCATCCGTTCCCGGGCCCGGGGCTTGGCGTGCGCATCCTCGGCGAGGTGAAGCGCGAATACGCCGAGCTGCTGGCGAAAGCGGATGCGATCTACATCGAGGAACTGCGCAAGGCCGATCTGTACGACAAGACCAGTCAGGCATTCGCGGTGTTCCTGCCGGTGAAGTCGGTAGGCGTGGTCGGCGATGCACGCGCCTACGAATGGGTGATCGCGCTGCGCGCGGTGGAAACCATCGACTTCATGACCGCGCACTGGGCGCACCTGCCGTACGAGTTCCTGGGAACGGTGAGCAACCGCATCATCAACGAACTGCGCGGCGTGTCGCGCGTGGTCTACGACATCAGCGGCAAGCCGCCGGCGACGATCGAGTGGGAATGACGCCTTCGGCGAATCGCCGGGGCCAGGCCAGCGGCGATTCGCCGTTCAATCGCGGGCGATGTCCGGCGGGTTGATCAGGCCCTCGAACACCCCCGTCAACAGGCCGACGAGCGCGCCTTCGTCGGCATCCGCCAGCGCGGATAGTCCGATCATCTGCCGCATGCCCTGGAAGCCGGAGATCATCGCCAGGATCATCGCGGCGCGCTGGCCGGCGTGATCGCCATGCAAGGCGCCGCTGACCGTCTTCAAGGCGTTGTCCTCGATCATCTGCTTGCCGACGGTGGTGGCGACTGGGCTGGATGCGGAGTGGAAAGCCATGCGGAAACCGTCCAGCGGCACCTGGCCCGGGCGGGTCATGCCGATCAACGCCTCGGCCAGCGCGCGTGCCGGGGCGGACGTGTCCATGATCCCGCCGGCGATCACGCTTTCGCCGGTCATCGTCTGCCGCAGCGCTTCGATGAACAGCTCTTCCTTGGACCCGAAATAGCGGTTCACCATCATCGCAGTGACCCCGGCGCCGGCCGCGATCTCGCGCAGGCCCACCCCGTCGTAACCTTTATCCGAGAATGCCGCGCGGGCGGAGGCCAGGATCGCCTTGCGGGTGGCCGCGGCATCGCGTGGACGGGGTTTCGGGGCTTTGTCGGGCGAAGTCGTCATGCCTACAGTCTACATCTGTAGACTCTTCATCGCAATTGATGTATACATATGTAGACAAGCTCTCGCCCGACGAGCTGGGAAGGTTCCCGCGGGGCGAGCTGGAGACAGCAGATGGACAAGACCGTACTGGTCACGGGCGGCACCGGCTTCGTGGGTGCCTGGTGCATCGTGGAATTGTTGCGGCAGGGGTATCGGGTGCGCACCACCGTGCGCAGCGCCGCCAGGCAGGCCGGCGTGCGCCACGCGGTCGCGCGCGAGATCGAGCCGGGCGACCGCCTCGAATTCACCATCGCCGACCTGACCAGCGATGCCGGTTGGGCCGAGGCGATGACCGGTTGCGACTACGTGCTGCATGTGGCGTCGCCGATGACCTCCGCCACCGCCGACCCGCAAGCGCTGATCGCGCCCGCGCGCGAAGGCACGCTGCGGGTCCTGAAGGCAGCAGTGGATGCCGGTGTGCAGCGGGTCGTGATGACCTCGTCCTGCGCCACCGTGAACCAGGGCCTGCAGAGCGGCGACACCGTCAACGACGAAACCATGTGGGCCAGCGAAAACGATCCCGACCTCAACGCCTACCGGCTGTCGAAGATCCTGGCCGAGCGTGCCGCCTGGGACTTCATGCGTGAGCACGGCGGCGCCACCGAATTCGCCACGGTGCTGCCCAGCGCGATCTTCGGCCCGGTGCTGACGCTGGACAACCCGGGTTCGGTGCAACTGGTCCAGCGCCAGTTGCAGGGCAAGATGCCGGGCACGCCGAATGTGGGGTTCTGCGTGGTCGACGTGCGCGACCTGGCGCTGGCGCATGTCGAAGCGATGCGGCGGCCGGAGGCGGCGGGTGAGCGCTTCATCGTGGCGGGCGAGTTCGTGTGGATGCGCGACGTGGCGGCGATCCTGCGCCAGCGGTTGGGCGAACGTGCGGCCAAGGTGCCCACGCGCGGGCTGCCGGACTGGCTGGTGAAGTTGATGGGGCGCTTCGTGCCGGCGATGCAGCAGCTCGTGCCGATGCTCGGACGCCGCCATCTCTACCGTTCCGACAAGGCGCAGCGCCTGCTCGGCTATCGTCCGCGGCCGGCTGCGGACACCCTGGTGGAGTGCGCGGAAAGCCTGCTGGTACTGGAGGGCAGGGCGTGAGCGGCAGGCCGATACGGTTGATCCTGACTGGCGCCACCGGTTTCGCCGGCGGCGAAGTGCTGCGGCAGGCGTTGGCAGATCCCGGCATCGAACGTGTCAGCGTGCTCTCGCGTCGTGTCGTGGAGATGGCGCATCCAAAACTGCGCCAGTTGCTAGTCGATGACTTCACCGATTTTTCGCAGGTCGATGCCGATGCGTTGACCGCCGACGCCTGCATCTGGTGCCTGGGCGTGTCGCAAACCGCGGTGGACAAGGACACCTACATCCGCATCACCCATGACTACACGCTGGCGGCGGCGCAGGCGATGCTGGCGCGCAATCCGGAGCTCCGTTTCTGCTTCCTCAGCGGTTCGCGTGCCGACCAGCAGGAACGGACTTCGATCTATTACGGCAAGATCAAGGGACGCACGGAGAAAGCGCTGTCCGAACTCACGCCCCATGCTTTCCACTTCCGTCCGGCGGTGATCCGCGCAACCCGGCCCGAGCACAGGATTCCGCTGGCGGCGCGCATCGGCGGGATGATCGCGATTCCGTTCGACTGGTTCTCCGAGCAGGTCAGCGTCGATTGCGTGCAACTGGCGCACTGCCTGATCGAGGTGGCGAAACAAGGCGCCGACCGACGTATTTTCGACAATGCCGGCATCAAGCACTGGCCGAAGGATTGAGGACAACATGACGATGACTACCGTGAAGCGGCCCAGGCGCGGCCTGTGGCGATGGTTGAAGGCCTTGCTGGCCCTGTCGACGGTCGTTTTTGTCGCCGGCTTTGCCTACACGCGTGGGCCTGCATTCGGCGCCACGCCGTCCGGACAGCGCCAGCTGCGGATCGAGCAATCGTCGCAATGGGATACCCGGCGCTTCGTGAACCGGCAACCGCAATGGCTCGACCTGCGCAAGGCATTGCGCGAGGCGGTGTTCGGCGAAGGCAATGCGCATGCCAACCCGGATGCGCCGATTGCGGTGGTACACACGGATGCGGCGCAACTGGCGCAGCCTGCTGCCTCGGGTTTGCGGGTGACCTGGTTCGGCCATTCCTCCACGCTGGTGGAGATCGATGGCGTACGTGTGCTCACCGATCCGTTCTGGGGTGAGCGCGCCTCGCCAGTGGATTGGGCCGGCCCGAAGCGCTTTTTCGCAGCGCCGATCGGTTTGCGCGACTTGCCGCCGATCGATGCGGTGGTGATCTCCCACGACCATTACGATCACCTCGACCGCGCCACGGTGGAACAGCTGCGCGATACGGCGACGGTGTTCGTGGTGCCGCTCGGCATCGGGGCGCACCTCGAGCGTTGGGGTATTCCGCCATCGCGCATCCGCGAGCTGGATTGGTGGGAAACCACCAAGGTCGGCGATCTCGACATCACCGCTACCCCGGCGCGGCATGCGTCCGGGCGCCTGTCCAACGACAGCGGGCGCACGCTGTGGGCGGGTTACGCCCTGCACGGCCCGGAGCATCGCGTCTGGTATTCCGGCGATACCGGCTTCCACGACCAGCTCGACGACATCGGCGAGCGGCTTGGCCCGTTCGACCTGACCCTACTGGATGCCGGTCAGTACAACCCGTTGTGGCCGGATGCGCACCTGGGCCCGGAGCAGGCGGTGGAAGCCCATCGACTGGTCAAGGGCAGAACGATGGTGCCGGTGCATTGGGGGTTGCTGAATCTGGCGCCGCACACATGGACGGAGCCGGTCGAGCGCGTGCGCGTGCAGGCGGCGTGTCGCGGCGTGGACCTGCTGATCCTGCAGCCCGGGCGGGTCACCGAGCCGGAACAGCCTGGCGAGATGACGGCATGGTGGCCCTCGTTGCCATGGAAGACCGCGCGCGAGCGGGCCATGCGCTCGACGCTTGCGGGTGATCCGGTCGAGTCCTACCCGCCGTTCGACTGCGCGCATCGGCCATGGCCGATGCGCGGCCGGCATCGTCACGCGGTTAGCATGACGCCATGACTGACTTGCCGGCAGCGATGACCGATGAACAATGGATGCGCTGTGCGCTGGCGCTCGCCGAGCGTGCGCAACGCGAGGACGACGAGATCCCGGTGGGCGCGCTGGTGGTGGATGTCGACGGCAACCTCATCGGCGAAGGCTGGAATCGCAATATCGCCGAGCACGACCCCAGCGCACACGCGGAAATCGTGGCGATGCGT
This genomic interval carries:
- a CDS encoding TetR/AcrR family transcriptional regulator, producing MTTSPDKAPKPRPRDAAATRKAILASARAAFSDKGYDGVGLREIAAGAGVTAMMVNRYFGSKEELFIEALRQTMTGESVIAGGIMDTSAPARALAEALIGMTRPGQVPLDGFRMAFHSASSPVATTVGKQMIEDNALKTVSGALHGDHAGQRAAMILAMISGFQGMRQMIGLSALADADEGALVGLLTGVFEGLINPPDIARD
- a CDS encoding aldehyde reductase — its product is MDKTVLVTGGTGFVGAWCIVELLRQGYRVRTTVRSAARQAGVRHAVAREIEPGDRLEFTIADLTSDAGWAEAMTGCDYVLHVASPMTSATADPQALIAPAREGTLRVLKAAVDAGVQRVVMTSSCATVNQGLQSGDTVNDETMWASENDPDLNAYRLSKILAERAAWDFMREHGGATEFATVLPSAIFGPVLTLDNPGSVQLVQRQLQGKMPGTPNVGFCVVDVRDLALAHVEAMRRPEAAGERFIVAGEFVWMRDVAAILRQRLGERAAKVPTRGLPDWLVKLMGRFVPAMQQLVPMLGRRHLYRSDKAQRLLGYRPRPAADTLVECAESLLVLEGRA
- a CDS encoding NAD-dependent epimerase/dehydratase family protein produces the protein MSGRPIRLILTGATGFAGGEVLRQALADPGIERVSVLSRRVVEMAHPKLRQLLVDDFTDFSQVDADALTADACIWCLGVSQTAVDKDTYIRITHDYTLAAAQAMLARNPELRFCFLSGSRADQQERTSIYYGKIKGRTEKALSELTPHAFHFRPAVIRATRPEHRIPLAARIGGMIAIPFDWFSEQVSVDCVQLAHCLIEVAKQGADRRIFDNAGIKHWPKD
- a CDS encoding MBL fold metallo-hydrolase; amino-acid sequence: MTMTTVKRPRRGLWRWLKALLALSTVVFVAGFAYTRGPAFGATPSGQRQLRIEQSSQWDTRRFVNRQPQWLDLRKALREAVFGEGNAHANPDAPIAVVHTDAAQLAQPAASGLRVTWFGHSSTLVEIDGVRVLTDPFWGERASPVDWAGPKRFFAAPIGLRDLPPIDAVVISHDHYDHLDRATVEQLRDTATVFVVPLGIGAHLERWGIPPSRIRELDWWETTKVGDLDITATPARHASGRLSNDSGRTLWAGYALHGPEHRVWYSGDTGFHDQLDDIGERLGPFDLTLLDAGQYNPLWPDAHLGPEQAVEAHRLVKGRTMVPVHWGLLNLAPHTWTEPVERVRVQAACRGVDLLILQPGRVTEPEQPGEMTAWWPSLPWKTARERAMRSTLAGDPVESYPPFDCAHRPWPMRGRHRHAVSMTP